Proteins encoded by one window of Oreochromis niloticus isolate F11D_XX linkage group LG17, O_niloticus_UMD_NMBU, whole genome shotgun sequence:
- the tmem19 gene encoding transmembrane protein 19 isoform X1 produces the protein MHGPSLSMDSENDILMKESINMMIDMIVLCATLALSLFFWILSLTMSTFYGTLQPVSPWRWLFSILVPLTVTMRALKRRSLDRSGALAALLVGFVLTMANYSFFSTLLAFFITSSRLTRWGGAQKKKIDAEYKEGGQRNWVQVFCNGGVPTELALLYMIEVGPGEIPIDFNKQYSASWMCLSLLGALACSTGDTWASEVGPVLSRSKPRLITTWKEVPTGTNGGVTPIGLVASFLGGAAVGVAYFVTQLLTVRDLHLADPQWPIVVYGGVAGLLGSMLDSFLGAHMQYSGFDASIGKVVSYSSATTQWICGKPILDNNAVNLFSSVLIALILPGLAWGAWPR, from the exons Atg CACGGGCCGTCCCTCAGCATGGACTCTGAAAATGATATCCTGATGAAGGAGTCCATCAACATGATGATTGATATGATCGTGCTGTGTGCCACTTTGgcactctctctcttcttctggATCCTCTCTCTCACAATGAGCACATTCTACG gcACGCTGCAGCCCGTGTCGCCGTGGCGTTGGTTGTTCTCCATCTTGGTTCCCCTCACTGTGACGATGCGAGCGCTGAAGAGACGCAGTCTGGACCGATCGGGAGCGCTGGCCG CCCTCCTGGTGGGGTTTGTGTTGACGATGGCAAACTACAGCTTCTTCTCCACTCTGCTGGCCTTCTTCATCACCTCCTCCAGACTGACCCGCTGGGGAGGAGCGCAGAAGAAGAAGATCGACGCCGAGTACAAAGAAG GGGGTCAGAGGAATTGGGTTCAAGTTTTCTGCAATGGAGGTGTTCCCACTGAGCTGGCACTGCTCTACATGATCGAG GtgggtccaggtgagatcccCATCGATTTCAATAAGCAGTACTCTGCCTCCTGGATGTGCCTCTCCCTACTGGGCGCGCTCGCATGCAGCACTGGGGACACCTGGGCATCTGAGGTGGGGCCAGTCCTCAGCCGATCAAAGCCGAGACTCATAACCACTTGGAAGGAAGTCCCCACAG GAACAAACGGAGGTGTTACTCCCATAGGATTGGTTGCCAGCTTCCTTGGCGGGGCAGCGGTGGGCGTGGCTTACTTTGTGACGCAGCTGCTCACAGTCCGCGATCTCCACCTGGCCGACCCCCAGTGGCCGATCGTCGTGTACGGCGGCGTGGCTGGCCTGCTCGGGTCCATGCTGGACTCCTTTCTGGGGGCGCACATGCAGTACTCAG GCTTTGATGCGAGCATCGGGAAGGTGGTGAGCTACAGCTCCGCCACCACCCAGTGGATCTGCGGGAAACCCATCTTAGACAACAACGCAGTCAACCTGTTCTCCTCGGTCCTCATCGCGCTCATCCTGCCGGGGCTGGCCTGGGGGGCGTGGCCTCGATAG
- the tmem19 gene encoding transmembrane protein 19 isoform X2: MDSENDILMKESINMMIDMIVLCATLALSLFFWILSLTMSTFYGTLQPVSPWRWLFSILVPLTVTMRALKRRSLDRSGALAALLVGFVLTMANYSFFSTLLAFFITSSRLTRWGGAQKKKIDAEYKEGGQRNWVQVFCNGGVPTELALLYMIEVGPGEIPIDFNKQYSASWMCLSLLGALACSTGDTWASEVGPVLSRSKPRLITTWKEVPTGTNGGVTPIGLVASFLGGAAVGVAYFVTQLLTVRDLHLADPQWPIVVYGGVAGLLGSMLDSFLGAHMQYSGFDASIGKVVSYSSATTQWICGKPILDNNAVNLFSSVLIALILPGLAWGAWPR, encoded by the exons ATGGACTCTGAAAATGATATCCTGATGAAGGAGTCCATCAACATGATGATTGATATGATCGTGCTGTGTGCCACTTTGgcactctctctcttcttctggATCCTCTCTCTCACAATGAGCACATTCTACG gcACGCTGCAGCCCGTGTCGCCGTGGCGTTGGTTGTTCTCCATCTTGGTTCCCCTCACTGTGACGATGCGAGCGCTGAAGAGACGCAGTCTGGACCGATCGGGAGCGCTGGCCG CCCTCCTGGTGGGGTTTGTGTTGACGATGGCAAACTACAGCTTCTTCTCCACTCTGCTGGCCTTCTTCATCACCTCCTCCAGACTGACCCGCTGGGGAGGAGCGCAGAAGAAGAAGATCGACGCCGAGTACAAAGAAG GGGGTCAGAGGAATTGGGTTCAAGTTTTCTGCAATGGAGGTGTTCCCACTGAGCTGGCACTGCTCTACATGATCGAG GtgggtccaggtgagatcccCATCGATTTCAATAAGCAGTACTCTGCCTCCTGGATGTGCCTCTCCCTACTGGGCGCGCTCGCATGCAGCACTGGGGACACCTGGGCATCTGAGGTGGGGCCAGTCCTCAGCCGATCAAAGCCGAGACTCATAACCACTTGGAAGGAAGTCCCCACAG GAACAAACGGAGGTGTTACTCCCATAGGATTGGTTGCCAGCTTCCTTGGCGGGGCAGCGGTGGGCGTGGCTTACTTTGTGACGCAGCTGCTCACAGTCCGCGATCTCCACCTGGCCGACCCCCAGTGGCCGATCGTCGTGTACGGCGGCGTGGCTGGCCTGCTCGGGTCCATGCTGGACTCCTTTCTGGGGGCGCACATGCAGTACTCAG GCTTTGATGCGAGCATCGGGAAGGTGGTGAGCTACAGCTCCGCCACCACCCAGTGGATCTGCGGGAAACCCATCTTAGACAACAACGCAGTCAACCTGTTCTCCTCGGTCCTCATCGCGCTCATCCTGCCGGGGCTGGCCTGGGGGGCGTGGCCTCGATAG
- the kics2 gene encoding KICSTOR subunit 2, with protein MTEVEELRPVPRERAILESFFAQLGMFSFDRAKDYVEREKDGSRSSGSIWSALLAALAHLAAAEKVYHNMTFLGQKIGGQSFFSRKDSIRTIYTSLYNELRKVVMMGRHGQSNSSSSSSASYLEDLLSHLSEQLCHFIQARMEMADLYEKMHSLGSQKNVNSEELVTVLEVVLQKYSSKFHHPIVGRVEEGFQMEVDVVTQLLRCQAQLSEWHFLPALLSLHGANSKLITWGQLFQRQKETRKHLFGGQSQKAVQPPHLYVWLQRFQAALLAKFSFYFHEILSKQTVPADMRAQTARTTPDYYGKISTFIRKHDASNVSLVFDNRGSESFQGHGYHHPHSYREAPKGVEQFPAVVSLPSGERPLTHWPNVIMMMGDRAAELNTLDKVVHFYDDKVQSTYYLTRPEPHFTLVVIFDGRKSEKDLHLTSFLQEISGSLRNSKPFSTLKPGSKG; from the exons ATGACGGAGGTGGAGGAGCTGCGGCCCGTTCCCCGGGAGCGGGCCATCCTGGAGAGCTTCTTCGCCCAGCTCGGCATGTTTTCCTTCGACCGAGCAAAGGACTACGTGGAGCGGGAGAAGGACGGCAGCAGGAGCAGCGGGAGCATCTGGAGCGCGCTGCTGGCCGCTCTGGCTCACCTGGCCGCGGCGGAGAAGGTGTACCACAACATGACGTTCCTGGGACAGAAAATAG GTGGCCAGTCCTTCTTCAGCCGGAAGGACTCCATCCGCACCATCTACACCTCGCTGTACAATGAGCTCAGGAAGGTGGTGATGATGGGGCGCCATGGCCAGTCgaactcctcttcctcctcctcggcCTCCTACCTGGAGGACCTGCTATCGCACCTTTCAGAGCAGCTCTGCCACTTCATCCAGGCCCGCATGGAGATGGCTGACCTGTACGAGAAAATGCACTCACTGGGCAGCCAGAAGAACGTCAACTCTGAGGAGCTGGTCACAGTGCTCGAGGTCGTCCTCCAGAAATACAGCTCCAA GTTCCATCATCCCATTGTGGGCCGGGTGGAGGAGGGCTTCCAGATGGAGGTGGACGTAGTGACACAGCTGCTGCGCTGCCAAGCCCAGTTGTCCGAGTGGCACTTCCTGCCTGCCCTGCTCAGCCTTCACGGTGCCAACTCCAAGCTCATCACCTGGGGTCAGCTTTTCCAGCGGCAGAAGGAGACTCGCAAGCACCTGTTCGGAGGTCAGTCCCAGAAGGCAGTGCAGCCTCCGCACCTCTATGTGTGGCTGCAGCGCTTCCAGGCGGCACTGCTTGCCAAGTTCAGCTTCTACTTTCACGAAATTCTGAGCAAGCAGACGGTACCGGCTGACATGAGGGCGCAGACGGCCCGCACCACCCCGGACTACTACGGCAAGATCTCCACCTTCATACGCAAACACGATGCCAGCAATGTGTCGCTTGTGTTTGACAACCGCGGCTCGGAGAGCTTCCAGGGTCACGGCTACCACCACCCACACTCGTACCGGGAAGCACCGAAGGGCGTGGAGCAGTTCCCCGCAGTGGTGTCGCTGCCATCGGGAGAGCGGCCGCTCACGCACTGGCCCAACGTCATCATGATGATGGGAGACCGCGCTGCTGAACTCAACACTCTGGACAAAGTGGTGCACTTCTATGATGACAAGGTCCAGAGCACATACTACCTGACGCGGCCGGAGCCGCACTTCACGCTTGTCGTCATCTTTGACGGAAGGAAGTCTGAGAAGGACCTGCACCTCACCAGCTTCTTGCAGGAGATTTCCGGCTCGCTTCGGAACTCCAAACCTTTCAGCACCCTCAAACCCGGGTCGAAGGGCTGA